In Bacillus sp. NP247, one DNA window encodes the following:
- the fliM gene encoding flagellar motor switch protein FliM, producing the protein MSGEKLSQEQIDALLKAVNEGEEMPAFAQEAGKQDKFQEYDFNRPEKFGVEHLRSLQAIASTFGKQTSQTLSARMRIPIELEPSTVEQVPFTSEYVEKMPKDYYLYCVIDLGLPELGEIVIEIDLAFVIYIHECWLGGDSKRNFTMRRPLTAFEFLTLDNIFLLLCKNLEQSFESVVAIEPKFVTTETDPNALKITTPSDIISLLNVNMKTEFWNTTVRIGIPFLSVEEIMDKLTSENIVEHSSDKRKKYTSEVEVKVNQVYKPVHVAIGEQKMTIGEIEQIEEGDIIPLHTKVSDQLRGYVDGKHKFNCFIGKDGTRKALLFKSFIE; encoded by the coding sequence ATGAGTGGCGAAAAATTAAGCCAAGAGCAAATTGATGCCCTGCTGAAGGCGGTAAATGAAGGCGAGGAAATGCCAGCTTTCGCACAAGAAGCAGGGAAGCAAGATAAATTTCAAGAGTATGATTTTAATAGACCAGAGAAGTTTGGTGTTGAACATTTACGTAGTTTGCAGGCGATTGCGTCTACATTTGGAAAGCAGACGTCACAGACGTTGTCAGCTCGTATGCGTATTCCAATTGAACTCGAGCCTTCTACTGTTGAGCAAGTTCCATTTACGAGTGAGTATGTAGAGAAAATGCCGAAAGATTATTATTTATATTGCGTGATAGATCTAGGTTTACCAGAGCTTGGAGAAATTGTTATTGAGATTGATTTAGCGTTCGTCATTTATATTCATGAATGCTGGCTTGGCGGAGATAGTAAGCGTAACTTTACGATGCGTAGACCGCTAACGGCGTTTGAATTTTTAACGCTTGATAATATATTCTTGCTTCTTTGTAAAAATTTAGAGCAATCATTTGAAAGCGTTGTTGCGATTGAACCGAAGTTTGTAACGACGGAGACAGATCCGAATGCGCTGAAGATTACAACGCCAAGCGATATTATTTCATTACTGAATGTAAATATGAAAACAGAGTTTTGGAATACGACAGTTCGTATCGGTATTCCGTTCTTATCTGTTGAAGAAATTATGGATAAGTTAACGTCTGAAAATATTGTCGAACATTCTTCGGATAAGCGTAAAAAGTATACGTCTGAAGTAGAAGTGAAAGTAAATCAAGTGTATAAACCTGTTCACGTTGCAATTGGTGAGCAGAAGATGACAATTGGTGAGATTGAGCAAATTGAAGAAGGCGATATTATTCCGCTTCATACAAAGGTTTCAGATCAACTACGTGGTTATGTAGATGGAAAACATAAATTTAATTGTTTTATCGGGAAAGATGGAACGCGTAAGGCGCTCCTATTTAAAAGTTTTATAGAGTAG
- the flhA gene encoding flagellar biosynthesis protein FlhA, whose translation MFKMDSARTYFSIFLAASFVVALLIPLPPFILDIVIVFLLSMSVLIYMRATSINEWDELKSFPTMLLLIGIFRVSINVSTTRAILTDGNAGHVIEEFGQFVIGGNLLIGIVIFIVLIIFQFIVANGASRTAEVAARFTLDSLPGKQMSIDADLNQRLITEKDAQTKRKKLNMETEFYGAMDGAGKFIKGDVIFGIVILFVNIIFGLIVGMMQQGMSFADAAIHYTQLTVGDGIVNQIGSLMLAISTGIIVTRVFDGSADTVTEGIFKELLAHEVVVYALGGLFIAMGVFTPLPFLPFALVGGTIIFLGIRNKKRIKKEKEDELQKELEMIQGEDEQLQQVEDSFGVFTDKYPIIVELGLDLAALVKQKINGETARDKVVLMRKSIITDLGINVPGINFKDNTSFRPRGRYIIRIKGAKAAEGVLKSGYLLALKTPNVMADLDAEPAKDPIFGEDGYWILEHMVQDAQMKGYQVLEPLSILITHLDVVVRRNLHELIQRQHVKDLIHSLETDNGVLLEEIKKKEIDLSLVQNVIKQLLKEGISIRDLPTIIEGIIDGKEIYQNHVDGVTAFVRECISKVICESAKNPDGKIYAALFADSIELDADVVNNSYQGYLLNWDLDLETRVVEQVQRVFKQARLMGREPVLLTRRKDFRFAIVRLLERYQIEAKVLCISELAPEIVVDQIAYIE comes from the coding sequence TTGTTTAAGATGGATTCTGCAAGAACCTATTTTTCTATCTTTTTAGCAGCGTCATTCGTTGTGGCGCTCTTAATTCCACTTCCACCATTTATACTTGATATCGTTATCGTTTTTCTACTAAGTATGTCAGTGCTTATTTATATGCGAGCTACAAGTATTAACGAGTGGGATGAATTAAAGTCATTTCCTACGATGTTGTTATTAATCGGGATTTTCCGCGTATCGATTAACGTTTCGACGACGCGAGCGATTTTAACAGACGGAAATGCGGGTCATGTTATTGAAGAGTTCGGTCAGTTCGTAATTGGCGGGAACTTATTAATTGGTATCGTTATTTTTATAGTATTAATCATATTCCAGTTTATCGTTGCAAACGGTGCGTCTCGTACAGCTGAAGTAGCAGCTCGTTTTACACTTGATTCTTTACCAGGGAAACAAATGTCTATCGATGCTGACTTGAATCAGCGTCTTATTACAGAAAAAGATGCACAGACGAAACGAAAAAAATTAAATATGGAAACAGAGTTTTACGGAGCGATGGATGGTGCCGGAAAGTTCATTAAAGGGGACGTTATTTTCGGGATTGTCATTTTATTCGTAAACATTATTTTCGGTTTAATTGTCGGTATGATGCAGCAAGGAATGAGCTTTGCAGATGCGGCTATTCACTATACACAGTTAACTGTCGGTGACGGAATTGTAAACCAAATCGGTTCGTTAATGCTTGCGATTTCAACAGGTATTATCGTAACGCGTGTATTTGACGGTTCAGCAGATACAGTAACTGAAGGAATCTTTAAAGAGTTATTAGCGCATGAAGTTGTTGTATATGCACTCGGTGGTTTATTTATCGCAATGGGTGTTTTTACACCGTTACCATTTTTACCATTTGCTCTCGTTGGTGGAACAATTATCTTCTTAGGAATTCGCAATAAAAAGCGAATAAAGAAAGAAAAAGAAGACGAGCTTCAAAAAGAATTAGAAATGATTCAAGGCGAGGATGAGCAATTACAGCAAGTGGAAGATTCATTCGGAGTCTTTACAGATAAATATCCAATTATCGTAGAGCTCGGTTTAGATTTAGCGGCACTTGTAAAGCAGAAGATTAACGGGGAAACAGCTCGTGATAAAGTTGTTCTAATGAGGAAGTCGATTATTACCGACCTCGGTATTAACGTTCCTGGAATTAACTTTAAAGATAATACGAGCTTTAGACCACGCGGACGTTACATTATTCGTATTAAAGGTGCGAAGGCGGCTGAAGGCGTTTTAAAATCAGGTTATTTACTAGCACTGAAAACACCGAACGTAATGGCTGATTTAGATGCAGAACCAGCGAAAGATCCAATTTTCGGTGAAGATGGATATTGGATATTGGAGCATATGGTACAAGATGCACAAATGAAGGGCTATCAAGTGTTAGAGCCGCTTAGCATATTAATTACGCATTTAGATGTTGTCGTTAGACGTAACCTTCACGAGTTAATTCAGCGTCAGCATGTGAAAGACTTGATTCACTCGCTTGAAACTGATAATGGCGTTTTATTAGAAGAGATTAAGAAGAAAGAAATTGATTTATCACTCGTTCAAAATGTTATTAAACAACTGCTGAAAGAAGGAATTTCAATCCGTGATTTGCCGACAATTATTGAAGGTATTATTGACGGGAAAGAAATTTATCAAAACCATGTTGATGGTGTCACTGCATTTGTTCGTGAATGTATTTCAAAAGTTATTTGTGAGAGTGCGAAAAATCCTGACGGGAAAATTTATGCAGCGCTTTTCGCTGATTCAATCGAGTTAGATGCGGATGTTGTTAATAATTCATACCAAGGTTATTTATTAAACTGGGATTTAGATTTAGAAACGCGAGTAGTAGAGCAAGTACAGCGCGTTTTCAAGCAAGCGCGTTTAATGGGAAGAGAGCCAGTATTATTAACACGCAGAAAAGATTTCAGATTTGCGATTGTGAGACTTCTTGAACGTTATCAAATAGAAGCTAAAGTATTATGTATTAGTGAACTAGCACCAGAAATTGTTGTAGATCAAATTGCTTATATTGAATAG
- the fliN gene encoding flagellar motor switch protein FliN, producing MKHEVSPVSLMGLEEFAGKRNEAGKAHIDTVSDISIELGVKLGKSSIQLGDVKQLKVGDVLEVEKNLGHKVDVYLSDMKVGIGEAIVMDEKFGIIISEIEADKKHAALMKAQNQMQDKE from the coding sequence ATGAAGCATGAAGTATCTCCTGTGTCATTAATGGGATTAGAAGAATTTGCAGGGAAGCGAAATGAAGCGGGTAAAGCGCATATTGATACCGTTTCGGATATTTCGATTGAACTTGGTGTAAAGCTTGGGAAGTCATCGATTCAGCTTGGCGATGTGAAACAATTAAAAGTTGGCGATGTTCTTGAAGTAGAGAAAAATTTAGGACATAAAGTAGATGTATATTTAAGTGATATGAAAGTCGGTATTGGTGAGGCAATAGTAATGGACGAGAAGTTTGGCATTATTATTTCTGAAATTGAAGCTGACAAGAAACACGCGGCGCTTATGAAGGCGCAAAATCAAATGCAGGATAAAGAGTAG
- a CDS encoding flagellar basal-body rod protein FlgG has product MNGLYIGSMGMMNYMQHINVHSNNVANAQTTGFKAENMTSKVFDVQDTYRRGDGAMTNIGSVDYAVVPAATHVNLVQGNIQMTNSATDFFLDDGAAGTSSFFVTSKNDETFLTRDGSFTLNSDRYLQTASGAFVMGENNERIRIPEGAKIAVQADGTLYDEVTQNNIARLQTKTVDTETNARLVQRENKSFTLAEGNIADLPNGTGIVKNHMLENSNVDMTKEMADLMTSQKMIQASQRIMTSFDKIYEKEANEILR; this is encoded by the coding sequence ATGAACGGTCTTTATATAGGTTCTATGGGTATGATGAATTACATGCAGCATATTAATGTTCATTCGAATAACGTCGCAAATGCCCAAACCACAGGATTTAAAGCAGAAAATATGACTTCTAAAGTATTTGATGTACAAGACACATATCGCCGCGGTGACGGCGCGATGACAAATATCGGTTCGGTTGATTACGCTGTAGTACCAGCTGCGACGCATGTGAACTTAGTGCAAGGAAATATACAAATGACAAATAGTGCTACAGATTTCTTTTTAGATGACGGTGCGGCCGGAACATCATCATTTTTCGTTACATCTAAAAATGATGAAACATTTTTAACGAGAGACGGTAGTTTTACATTAAATAGTGATCGTTATTTACAAACAGCATCTGGCGCTTTCGTAATGGGTGAGAATAATGAACGTATTCGTATTCCAGAAGGAGCAAAGATAGCTGTACAAGCAGACGGCACTTTATACGACGAAGTAACACAAAATAACATTGCCCGCTTACAAACGAAAACAGTAGACACAGAAACAAACGCTCGCCTCGTGCAACGTGAAAACAAAAGCTTTACACTAGCAGAAGGTAACATTGCTGATTTACCGAATGGAACAGGGATTGTGAAAAATCATATGCTAGAAAATTCAAATGTGGATATGACGAAAGAAATGGCAGATCTTATGACGAGTCAAAAAATGATTCAAGCATCACAGCGTATTATGACTTCGTTTGATAAAATTTATGAAAAAGAAGCAAATGAAATATTGAGATAA
- a CDS encoding flagellar motor switch protein FliN, with protein MKLQDDIPLTIYFEIGNTKKKIEDLLHITKGTLYRLENSTKNTVRLMLENEEIGTGKILTKNGKMYVEIVELKR; from the coding sequence TTGAAATTACAAGATGATATTCCGTTAACAATTTATTTTGAAATCGGAAATACGAAAAAGAAAATTGAAGATCTGCTTCATATTACGAAAGGTACATTGTATCGTCTTGAAAATTCAACGAAAAATACGGTGCGTCTTATGCTTGAAAATGAAGAGATTGGAACCGGAAAGATTTTGACGAAGAATGGGAAAATGTACGTTGAAATCGTTGAATTGAAAAGGTAG
- a CDS encoding flagellar biosynthetic protein FliQ, with protein sequence MNTSPIIDIFQTFFYKGVMILMPIAVVSMIVVIIIAVIMAMMQIQEQTLTFLPKMASIVLVIIILGPWMFQELTMLILDLFDKIPSLLRSY encoded by the coding sequence ATGAATACGTCACCAATTATAGATATTTTCCAAACCTTTTTTTATAAAGGGGTTATGATTTTAATGCCGATTGCCGTTGTAAGTATGATTGTCGTTATTATTATCGCGGTTATTATGGCGATGATGCAAATTCAAGAGCAAACGCTGACGTTTTTACCGAAAATGGCGAGTATTGTACTCGTTATTATCATTTTAGGTCCGTGGATGTTTCAAGAGTTAACGATGCTTATTTTAGATTTATTTGATAAAATCCCATCGCTATTGCGTTCGTACTAA
- a CDS encoding flagellar type III secretion system pore protein FliP produces MRIKKQLSLFAVIFVFSIVFSIVFVNPAYAASNGFINFENGKEFTSNSSVQLFALVTLLSLSSSIVLLFTHFTYFMIVLGITRQGLGVMNLPPNQVLVGLALFLSLFTMQPVLGQLKSDVWDPMTKEKITVSQAAETTAPIMKDYMSKHTYKHDLKMMLKVRGEELPKDLKDLSLFTLVPSFTLTQIQKGLLTGMFIYLAFVFIDLIISTLLMYLGMMMVPPMILSLPFKILVFVYLGGYTKIVDIMFKTVA; encoded by the coding sequence ATGAGAATAAAGAAACAGTTATCGTTATTTGCCGTTATTTTCGTATTTTCTATTGTTTTTTCAATTGTTTTTGTAAATCCAGCGTATGCAGCCTCGAACGGTTTTATTAATTTCGAAAATGGAAAAGAGTTTACGAGTAATTCAAGTGTACAACTATTCGCGCTCGTTACCCTTCTATCATTATCTTCTTCTATCGTTCTTTTATTTACGCATTTTACTTATTTTATGATTGTTCTTGGGATTACTCGTCAAGGGCTTGGGGTTATGAATTTACCACCGAACCAAGTGCTTGTGGGACTCGCATTATTTTTATCGCTGTTTACAATGCAGCCAGTGCTTGGTCAATTAAAGAGTGATGTGTGGGACCCGATGACGAAAGAAAAAATAACAGTAAGTCAAGCTGCGGAGACGACAGCTCCGATTATGAAAGATTATATGTCGAAGCATACGTATAAGCATGATTTGAAAATGATGCTGAAAGTGCGTGGAGAAGAGTTGCCGAAAGATTTAAAGGATCTTTCATTGTTTACGCTTGTGCCATCCTTTACGTTAACGCAAATTCAAAAAGGGTTACTTACAGGGATGTTCATTTATTTAGCGTTTGTCTTTATTGATTTAATTATTAGTACACTTTTAATGTACCTTGGGATGATGATGGTACCGCCGATGATTTTAAGTTTACCATTTAAAATACTCGTTTTCGTATATTTAGGTGGATATACAAAAATCGTCGATATTATGTTTAAGACGGTCGCCTGA
- the flhF gene encoding flagellar biosynthesis protein FlhF produces MESTEKKEALMRIKAASKNELYRKLFDQYGTDYYYVVDESVKRNIPFFWKKNYEMLVAFPEDKQEESNEGIAQFHDQLMDVVNEPSEEIVKENGIQSVLHNLENITTSMSYAAMQTGNSEEWARKKEKLLQLFEKGIVVVKHTEETKVAKKQPVVKQAIPVKKEEVVIKKEKQESVPFIIQKVIRMLEQNDVEQYFIHAYAEKLKVKFENATMITEEEVIGYILEDMRSHFNTENVFEKEVQTIALIGPTGVGKTTTLAKMAWQFHGKKKTVGFITTDHSRIGTVQQLQDYVKTIGAEVIAVRDEPAMARALTYFKEEARVDYILIDTAGKNYRTSDTVEEMIETMGQVEPDYICLTLSASMKSKDMIEIITNFKDIHIDGIVFTKFDETASSGELLKIPAVSSAPIVLMTDGQDVKQHIHIATAEHLAKQMLQTS; encoded by the coding sequence ATGGAAAGTACAGAAAAAAAAGAAGCGTTAATGCGAATAAAAGCAGCTTCGAAAAATGAATTGTATCGAAAGTTATTTGACCAATATGGTACAGATTATTACTACGTTGTCGATGAAAGTGTAAAACGAAACATCCCGTTTTTTTGGAAGAAAAATTATGAAATGTTAGTCGCTTTTCCTGAAGATAAACAGGAAGAAAGTAACGAAGGCATAGCTCAGTTTCATGACCAATTAATGGATGTTGTAAATGAACCTTCAGAAGAAATTGTGAAGGAAAATGGAATTCAATCGGTCTTGCACAATTTAGAAAACATAACGACTTCTATGTCGTACGCGGCGATGCAAACAGGGAATAGTGAAGAATGGGCAAGAAAAAAAGAGAAACTATTACAACTGTTTGAAAAGGGTATTGTCGTTGTGAAACATACAGAAGAGACGAAAGTAGCTAAAAAACAGCCTGTTGTGAAACAAGCTATTCCTGTAAAAAAAGAAGAAGTAGTTATAAAAAAAGAAAAACAGGAATCTGTACCGTTTATTATTCAAAAGGTAATTCGGATGTTAGAACAAAACGATGTGGAACAATATTTCATCCATGCATATGCTGAAAAATTAAAAGTGAAGTTTGAGAATGCAACGATGATTACAGAAGAAGAAGTCATTGGATACATATTGGAAGATATGAGATCTCATTTCAATACTGAAAACGTATTTGAAAAAGAGGTACAAACAATTGCATTAATCGGTCCAACTGGCGTTGGAAAAACGACGACACTTGCGAAAATGGCATGGCAGTTTCACGGTAAGAAAAAAACGGTTGGTTTTATTACAACAGATCACTCTCGCATCGGGACGGTACAGCAACTGCAAGATTACGTAAAAACAATTGGAGCAGAAGTTATCGCTGTGCGAGATGAACCCGCAATGGCAAGGGCACTTACTTATTTTAAAGAAGAAGCTCGCGTCGATTATATTTTAATAGATACGGCTGGAAAGAATTATCGTACGTCAGATACGGTTGAAGAAATGATTGAGACGATGGGGCAAGTAGAGCCAGATTATATTTGTTTAACGTTATCTGCTTCTATGAAAAGTAAAGATATGATTGAAATCATTACGAATTTTAAAGATATTCATATTGATGGAATCGTATTTACGAAATTTGATGAAACAGCGAGTAGTGGTGAATTGTTGAAAATTCCAGCAGTTTCATCGGCTCCAATTGTATTAATGACAGACGGACAAGACGTGAAGCAACATATACATATCGCTACAGCTGAACATTTAGCAAAACAAATGTTACAAACATCGTAA
- a CDS encoding lytic transglycosylase domain-containing protein, whose amino-acid sequence MVVGNIVKEVLAYKKGQIQQKLSSPQTFVSSRFQDQLQSEPAKETKVTPQTAKVEDMSQPVQSTKIETVVNKPEESINTVEEANKPEEKAETKQVDEVQVAQKEFERRFSETKNEPADTWELTKKYNIQKIRSSNEGKYEDIIDRVSSTYGIPKTLIQKMIEVESNFNPKTVSHAGAMGLMQLMPANVKEMGVKNPFSPAESIEGGVKELSGYLKKNNGDLVLALASYNAGPGNVRKYGGVPPFKETQGYIKKILNIDVSK is encoded by the coding sequence ATGGTAGTTGGAAATATAGTAAAAGAAGTGCTTGCATATAAGAAAGGACAAATTCAGCAAAAATTAAGTAGTCCGCAGACCTTCGTTAGTAGTCGTTTTCAAGATCAATTGCAGAGTGAACCTGCGAAGGAGACGAAGGTTACTCCGCAAACGGCAAAAGTAGAAGATATGAGTCAGCCGGTACAATCTACGAAAATAGAAACGGTTGTTAATAAACCGGAAGAATCTATTAATACAGTAGAGGAAGCGAATAAGCCGGAGGAAAAAGCTGAAACGAAGCAAGTAGATGAAGTGCAAGTTGCACAAAAAGAGTTTGAGCGACGTTTCTCAGAAACGAAAAATGAGCCTGCTGATACGTGGGAATTAACGAAGAAGTATAATATTCAGAAAATACGTTCTTCAAATGAAGGTAAGTATGAGGATATTATTGATCGCGTAAGTAGTACATATGGAATTCCGAAAACGTTAATTCAAAAAATGATTGAAGTAGAGTCTAATTTTAATCCGAAAACGGTGTCACATGCAGGGGCGATGGGGCTGATGCAGCTTATGCCAGCGAATGTGAAAGAGATGGGTGTAAAAAATCCATTTTCACCAGCTGAAAGTATTGAGGGCGGTGTGAAAGAGTTAAGCGGTTATTTAAAGAAAAATAACGGTGACTTAGTATTGGCGCTTGCTTCTTATAATGCTGGCCCTGGTAATGTGAGAAAGTACGGAGGCGTACCGCCATTTAAAGAAACGCAAGGATATATTAAAAAAATATTAAATATCGACGTTTCAAAATAA
- a CDS encoding flagellar biosynthetic protein FliR: MNMELWAATFFAFCRITSFLYFLPFFSGRSIPAMAKVTFGLALSITVADQVDVSHIKTVWDVAAYAGTQIVIGLSLSKIVEMLWNIPKMAGHILDFDIGLSQASLFDVNAGSQSTLLSTIFDIFFLIIFISLGGINYFVATILKSFQYTEAISKLLTTSFLDSLLATLLFAITSAVEIALPLMGSLFIINFVLILIAKNAPQLNVFMNAYVIKITCGILFIAMSVPMLGYVFKNMTDVLLEEYTKLFNFFLTK, translated from the coding sequence ATGAATATGGAATTATGGGCGGCGACGTTTTTTGCGTTCTGTCGCATTACTTCATTTTTATATTTTCTACCGTTTTTCTCAGGTCGATCAATTCCGGCGATGGCAAAGGTTACATTTGGACTCGCTCTTTCGATTACAGTGGCAGATCAAGTGGATGTCTCTCACATAAAGACAGTTTGGGATGTAGCAGCTTATGCAGGAACGCAAATTGTAATTGGATTATCACTTTCAAAAATTGTAGAGATGCTGTGGAACATTCCGAAAATGGCAGGGCATATTTTAGACTTTGATATCGGTTTATCACAGGCGAGTTTATTTGATGTAAATGCAGGGTCACAGTCCACTTTGCTATCAACAATTTTTGATATATTTTTTCTTATTATTTTTATTTCACTGGGCGGCATTAACTATTTCGTTGCCACGATTTTAAAGTCGTTTCAATATACAGAGGCGATTTCAAAATTGTTGACGACTAGTTTTTTAGATAGTCTACTCGCAACGTTATTATTTGCAATTACATCAGCGGTTGAAATTGCTTTGCCACTTATGGGCAGTCTATTCATTATTAATTTCGTCCTTATTTTAATCGCAAAAAATGCACCGCAATTAAACGTTTTTATGAATGCGTACGTAATTAAAATAACGTGTGGTATTTTGTTTATTGCGATGAGTGTACCGATGCTCGGTTATGTGTTTAAAAATATGACAGACGTATTACTGGAAGAGTATACGAAACTATTTAACTTTTTCTTAACGAAGTAG
- a CDS encoding flagellin — MRINTNINSMRTQEYMRQNQDKMNTAMNRLSSGKSINSAADDAAGLAIATRMRAKEGGLNVGARNTQDAMSALRTGDAALGSISNILLRMRDLATQAASGTNNLKDSASLNKEYKQLADEIDHIAGKTNFNGNAFLDKANGGTDIKIQLSDAASDTLDITAINAKAASLLEAPVGTLTDLADPAVAIAAATTEMKAIDKAIQNVADMRATFGSQLNRLDHNLNNVTSQATNMASAASQIEDADMAKEMSEMTKFKILNEAGISMLSQANQTPQMVSKLLQ, encoded by the coding sequence ATGAGAATTAATACAAACATTAACAGCATGCGTACGCAAGAGTACATGCGACAAAACCAAGACAAAATGAACACTGCGATGAACCGTTTATCTAGCGGTAAATCAATCAACAGTGCAGCTGACGATGCGGCTGGCTTAGCTATCGCTACTCGTATGCGTGCAAAAGAAGGCGGCTTAAACGTTGGGGCGCGTAACACACAAGACGCTATGTCTGCTTTACGTACTGGCGATGCTGCATTAGGCTCAATTTCTAACATCTTACTTCGTATGCGTGATCTTGCTACGCAAGCTGCTAGCGGTACGAATAACCTTAAAGATTCAGCTTCCCTAAACAAAGAGTACAAACAATTAGCAGATGAAATTGACCATATTGCTGGAAAAACAAACTTTAACGGCAATGCTTTCTTAGACAAAGCTAATGGCGGTACGGATATTAAGATTCAACTTTCTGACGCTGCAAGCGATACTCTTGATATCACTGCTATTAATGCCAAGGCAGCTTCACTACTTGAAGCTCCTGTTGGAACTTTAACAGACCTTGCTGATCCAGCAGTTGCTATAGCTGCTGCAACAACTGAAATGAAAGCTATTGATAAAGCTATTCAAAACGTTGCTGACATGCGAGCAACTTTCGGTTCTCAATTAAACCGTTTAGACCATAACTTAAACAACGTAACTAGCCAAGCTACTAACATGGCTTCTGCCGCTTCTCAAATCGAAGACGCTGACATGGCGAAAGAAATGTCTGAAATGACTAAGTTCAAAATTTTAAACGAAGCTGGCATTAGCATGCTTTCTCAAGCTAACCAAACGCCACAAATGGTATCTAAATTATTACAATAA
- the flhB gene encoding flagellar type III secretion system protein FlhB produces MAKDNKTEKATPQKRKKSREEGNIARSKDLNNLFSILVLAVVVYFFGDWLGYEIAHSVAVLFDQIGKNTDSTEYFYLMAILLLKVSAPILILVYAFHLFNYMIQVGFLFSSKVLKPKASRINPKNYFTRLFSRKSLVDILKSLFYMGLIGYVSYVLFKKNLEKIVSMIGFNWTASLTEIISQIKFIFLAILIILIVLSIIDFIYQKWEYEQDIKMKKEEVKREHKDNEGDPQVKGKRKNFMHAILQGTIAKKMDGATFIVNNPTHISVVLRYNKQVDAAPIVVAKGEDELALYIRTLAREQEIPMVENRPLARSLYYQVEEDETIPEDLYVAVIEVMRYLIQTKELEV; encoded by the coding sequence ATGGCAAAGGATAATAAAACAGAAAAGGCCACCCCGCAGAAGCGTAAAAAATCGCGTGAAGAAGGGAATATCGCCCGGAGTAAAGATTTAAATAATTTATTTTCCATTCTTGTATTAGCAGTTGTCGTTTACTTTTTCGGAGATTGGCTCGGCTATGAGATTGCACATTCCGTAGCGGTACTGTTTGATCAAATTGGAAAAAATACAGATTCGACCGAGTATTTTTATTTAATGGCTATATTACTTCTGAAAGTATCGGCTCCTATATTAATACTTGTATATGCTTTTCATTTGTTCAATTATATGATTCAAGTTGGTTTCTTATTTTCTTCTAAAGTACTTAAGCCGAAAGCATCACGTATTAATCCGAAAAACTATTTTACGAGATTGTTTAGTCGTAAAAGTTTAGTAGATATTTTGAAATCACTATTTTATATGGGATTAATCGGTTACGTTTCGTACGTTCTCTTTAAAAAGAATTTAGAGAAAATCGTTAGTATGATTGGATTTAACTGGACAGCGTCACTTACTGAAATTATTAGCCAAATTAAATTTATCTTTCTAGCCATTTTAATTATTTTAATCGTTCTTTCTATTATTGATTTCATTTATCAAAAATGGGAGTACGAACAAGATATTAAGATGAAAAAAGAAGAAGTGAAAAGGGAGCATAAAGATAATGAAGGGGACCCGCAAGTAAAGGGGAAACGAAAAAACTTTATGCATGCCATCTTGCAAGGGACAATTGCGAAGAAGATGGATGGTGCAACGTTTATTGTGAACAACCCGACGCACATTTCAGTTGTGCTTCGTTACAATAAACAAGTTGATGCAGCGCCTATTGTCGTTGCAAAAGGGGAAGATGAGCTCGCATTATATATACGAACGCTTGCCCGTGAACAAGAAATACCAATGGTAGAGAACCGTCCGCTCGCTCGTTCTTTATATTATCAAGTCGAGGAAGATGAGACGATTCCAGAAGATTTATATGTAGCTGTAATTGAAGTTATGCGCTATTTAATTCAAACGAAAGAACTTGAAGTATAA